A region of Alkalispirochaeta americana DNA encodes the following proteins:
- a CDS encoding ABC transporter substrate-binding protein has translation MMCSPSRLARFFSFVLAFAVLAFAVLTFAVLAQAPVVAADSVTRAVAPEGHLSGVAPIKEAANLRITRKETHQEVRISNAWPGAPDLIYFLVPRGTDPGNIDGPPGTVIAVPPRRVVSLSTPNIPFIRDLGELSSLVGVDTADYVYDETVRQALEQGTVRTTGAGAQLDLERLLALRPDVVLLSAYSPDDPALRRLEGAGVPSMVIADWREPTPLGRAEWLRLFGALYGKEALAEELFSHRARRYHDLARRTDQAIRQGARPEVFANAPWQGQWPVPAGESYLAMLFADAGARYLWADTRGAGSLFLDLEAVLARARDADVWMHLNATWSSPEDIRREDPRLTLFRAFREGRVYHHDRRQRSRGANDFWETGVGRPDLLLEDLVTIFHPQADLVPGHQLRFYRSIFP, from the coding sequence ATGATGTGCTCTCCGAGCCGCCTGGCTCGTTTCTTTTCATTTGTTCTGGCGTTTGCGGTTCTGGCGTTTGCGGTTCTGACTTTCGCGGTTCTGGCGCAGGCACCCGTGGTGGCTGCCGATTCTGTAACGAGGGCCGTTGCCCCTGAGGGACACCTGTCAGGGGTGGCTCCGATCAAGGAGGCGGCGAATCTGCGGATCACCCGGAAGGAGACGCACCAGGAGGTCCGAATTTCCAACGCCTGGCCCGGTGCGCCCGATCTGATCTACTTTCTGGTTCCCCGGGGTACCGATCCTGGTAATATCGATGGGCCTCCCGGAACGGTGATTGCTGTCCCGCCCCGGCGGGTGGTCTCGCTTTCCACACCGAATATTCCCTTTATCAGGGATCTGGGAGAGCTTTCCTCACTGGTGGGTGTGGATACGGCCGATTATGTTTATGACGAGACGGTCCGTCAGGCTCTGGAGCAGGGGACGGTGCGAACTACCGGTGCCGGGGCACAGCTTGATCTGGAACGGCTTCTGGCGCTCCGGCCAGATGTGGTGCTGCTTTCGGCGTATAGTCCCGACGATCCTGCCCTGAGACGACTGGAGGGGGCGGGAGTTCCTTCCATGGTGATTGCCGACTGGAGAGAGCCGACTCCTCTGGGCCGCGCTGAATGGCTTCGGCTTTTCGGGGCGCTCTACGGGAAGGAGGCTCTGGCGGAGGAGCTGTTTTCCCACCGGGCCCGGCGATACCATGATTTGGCGCGCCGCACCGATCAGGCGATTCGCCAGGGGGCCAGGCCCGAGGTCTTTGCCAACGCGCCCTGGCAGGGGCAGTGGCCGGTTCCGGCAGGGGAAAGCTACCTGGCTATGCTTTTTGCTGATGCCGGGGCCCGGTATCTTTGGGCTGATACCAGGGGCGCAGGGTCGCTTTTTCTTGATCTTGAGGCGGTTCTGGCCCGGGCAAGGGATGCTGATGTCTGGATGCATCTCAACGCGACCTGGAGCAGTCCCGAGGATATTCGCCGGGAGGATCCCCGACTGACTCTTTTTCGGGCGTTCCGGGAGGGCCGGGTCTATCACCATGACCGTCGCCAGCGTTCCCGGGGCGCGAACGATTTCTGGGAGACCGGTGTGGGCCGGCCCGATCTCCTTCTGGAGGATCTGGTTACGATTTTTCATCCCCAGGCGGATCTTGTTCCCGGGCACCAGTTACGGTTCTATCGGAGCATCTTTCCGTGA